The sequence below is a genomic window from Schistocerca nitens isolate TAMUIC-IGC-003100 chromosome 4, iqSchNite1.1, whole genome shotgun sequence.
AAACCAACAGTAAAGTAACTGACCCCACAGTAGTGGCTAGTAAATTTAACCATTACTTTTCAAGTACTGCACAACACATGACTACCAAACACCATAAAATGCAGCAACATAATAACAGACTACAGCCACATTCAAAAATACATACAAGAACACTATTCATGTCTTTTACGACACCTGAGGAATTATCTATGATCATAAAAAGATGACCCAATAAATATTCAGTGTTTGCTGAATATATACTGGGTATTATCATCAAAGCAAGTGCAGTATTTATACAAGAAGCCTTACAATTCATCTTTGATGAGTGGTATATTCCCAAAATGTCTGGAAACTGCAACAGTAACAGCActgtacaagaaaggagacaaatgtAAAGCAGCAAACTATAAGCCTGTATCAGTCTTATTAGACTTTTGGGAAAACTCTTGAGAAACTGTTTCTTAGGAGAGAAACAGCCTTCCTAAATAAAGAAATGATAAGAAGTGATTCAAAACATGGATTCAGAACTGGAGATCACCCAGTCAGCTGTTTTTACCTTCCTAGATAAAATACTAACTGTAGCAGATAATAAGCAACATTGGTAAAACTTTACATAGGGCCATCAAGGAAACCTAAGATGCGCATGGGCAGCCGATTGTAAATTTTAGCTACAACATTTTTTTGGAATATTCTTGACTTTAGTGAAGCTTTTGATGTGACTGACATTCTGTTGCAGAAACTAAATAACCAACCAAGCAGGTAGATCAATTCTTACATTCATGATTaacagatcactcaaataaaatacaagaaGATACAAAAACATACAAAGTTCCTAATTTTCATAATAATGCACAAAAATATCACATATGGACTCCAAGGGTAAGTTCTTGGGTCCATTTTCATACTTTATGTTAATGACTATCAAGGGCAAAAACATAACTAATGGgaccacagtaataataatattttcacCTTGAAACACTGATTCTGAATGATGGCGGAAAACTTGTACCATTGGTGAGAGAGACAAAATTTTTAAGTATGCATATTCAGGAAAAACCTGAatcatgtaaataaaatgttaaatactttcatatacagggtgtttcaaaaatgacttgacaacattgaaaattcatataaattaaatcATAGTTCctgcagaggtgattgtagtgtcaatttgtagggaaatacatcaagttttgtctcgcataGTTCACTAGTGCCAAATCGCACTGTAAAGAGCACTAGTGGCAGTTTCATTAAAGacggctgccttcactggacccaagcatgttagctgtgtgttttggtttgaataaTCAAAGTCGGCAACATCAGTTCAGCATAATTTCCGTACGAAGTATGCTAAAGATTCTCCTAGTAGCCCTACAATTTGTGAGAGGCATAAATGTTTTGTTGAAATAGGGTCTCAGTGACCACATTCCAGGTCAATTGATTGACCATCAGGCACCAATTGCATGGCTCCCCATTTTCCCCAGATCTGATACCGCTTGATTTTTTAAAATGCGGTTTCAACAAGGATATTGTGTTGGtcctcctgtgccagcttctctacctgaacttagagcaagaatttacactgccactgagcaagttacacctgcaatgctacagagaGTTTGGGCAGAAATTGACTTCTGataggatgtgtgcaggataaccaatggAAGACACATACATCTTTAGTTTAtggtgaaaaaaaaactttatgtgtttccttacaaaataacactaaactcaGCTCTCTATCTTCTTTCAAtaagtttatatttatttttaaagttgtaaagtcctttttgaaacaaccTTCTTGTAAGAATCCTCTCACAAAATGCAGGCCATGCATCAGAGACCACAATGTACCATGGCAGCATCCAGTTACTAGGGTAGTCAACCACAGTGTAAGTGCGTAAGTGCTCTTCACCATGTAGTTAACAACATGGATTGTTCTGTTAGGTCCGTAAATCTAGGATTTTCTGACCATAATGCACCAATTATACAGCCGGTCTTTCTGAGAAGTAAACCTCAACTCACAACAATGACACTACAAAGCAGAAATTTTTGTAAAAGCAATGTTCTTAATTTTTGTACTATATGTAGAGAGAAAATTGCGAGACACTACACCACTCTCAAACAGTAGACGGAAAGTTTGAAAcctttaaaacattttctgttgctatttcaattgccatttccctttaaaaacaaaaatatacgtAACAACAGAGTATCCCCAGttggattacaacaggtattacAACCTCAGCAAAGAGGAAGAGAGAGCTTTCCTCCCTCAGCAAGACCAATCTTGGCAAAGTGAACAATTTAAGAAGTATTTCACTGCCTACAAAAGAATAATTAAAAATGTGGCTAATGCTCCAGAAAAACCACACAATGACACCCTCATACAATAAAAGCAAGTGCCTATGGCAAATAATTAATGCAAAAACAGGTAGTACTAGAAATAGTGTTAGTAACATTAAACTTAAAGTAAATGCAATGTTTATTACTGACCAAGAGGAAGTAGCTCGGGAATTTAACTGTAGAAAAACTAACAGAACACCTAAAAAGTAATTGCCCCCCCCCCAACCAGTTCTCATTACCTTAACCAACATTAGGAGCAGAGATAGAAAGGtaattcataataaaataaagaaaaaatcatcaGCAGGAGAAGACATGATCCCTTGCTTCCTTCTTCACTGCTGCAGCAAACTTGTTAATGAACCACTGTCTCATGTAACAAACGCTTCATTCTCAGATgcagtattcccaagaaaacttaaaataGCAAAAATCATACCCATACATAGAAGGGATCAAAAAAAGATGATCCTAGCAACTACCGTACAGTTGCAGTGCTGTCTATATTCAGCAAAATATTTGAATATGCAATGGCTGCCAGACTAAAATCATTTATTAGGGAAACATTACATTTTCTTCTGCTCAGCATGATTTCTGAGAAAATAAAACTACTACTGATGCAATATCTGAATTTCTTGATTCTACTTTACATCTTGTTGACAAGAAATGCCCAGCTACAGATGTCTTTGTTGACCTCAGAAAGATTTCTGACATAGTAAATCACAACATACTTTTGCCAAAGTTGTATCTTACAGGAAATGGGGAATACTAATGGCTGGCTCAGCAGCTATGTCAGACTGAGCACAGTACATTCATATAAATGAAGTCAATCATTCAGGAACACTAAATGTGGTGCATTCATCGACATATCATAAAACATGATGTGCCACAGGTCCCTTATTATTTCCATTTTATATAAATGACCTCCCTTCCACCCCACCCACTAGCAAGGCATTTTATTCGCTGATGATACTAATATCCTGACATCAAATACAGATGAATCTCTTCAGTCAGTAGTTAATATAAATACAACCCAACTAGATTCATGGCTTGCATCAAATAGACTGctcctaaatgcaaaaaagacaatatGCCTAACCTTTTACAACATTCAGAACAGAACTCCCCAGGTTCCAATTGTAACACTATAGAATTTATCAATGAAACATAATTCTTAGGGATTGACATGAAGGATACATTCTCTTGGAACAGTGATATTGACATGATTACTTCCAGGCTAAGCAAAGTTTGTTTTATGCTCCACTCAGTGAGGGCTAAATGCCAGCACATTGACATACATGTATTATACTCTTTCCATTCAGTACTATGCAatgatattattttttggggtatatTGCAACTTCTCTGTTTTATTAAACAAAACATCAACAGACTGCACAGGAATCTGGACAGTCACCACCATGACACAAGGTCAAAAAAATTGTTAAGGCTAGTTCCACATTCTACTAAACTGTACAGCAATAGTGTTAAACGTATGGGAATCAAACTCTACAACCATCTCCCACAAGTACAAAGCATTCAACAAAAAACACCCTTAAGAGCACTCCTAACAAAGCATTACTTTTACAGCATACAAGACTTTCTTCAATGTGATCTATCataaattaaattatatatattattatgtTTCAAAATTCAAGATGTTTCATTACAAATAACCTATTGTCCATTAACGAACGTATGCTGTTTGATGGCCAGCATTATTATTTGAACTTATTCTTACTCTGGTATTATTCTGGATACATATGTAATAGATCTTCAGTGAGATGTACACTATAAGAAGCAGAGCTATGTCTGTATATGTTCTCATTTCATTTGTTTGACTTGTGCCATATCATGTTGTATACTTTTGTACATTGAATGATTGAGTGGATCaataaatatacaaatacactgatgTTTGAATTACCTTTTGGAGGAACTCTATAATTAAAAGCAAAACACTGAGACTAGAAAAAAAAGATTGTCAGAATAATAAAACATGCTAAATATAGAAACTCCTACAGACAAATATTTAAAAgtctcagtacactgtccattccgtgtttCCATTACCCTCACAAAAGGAAGCACATTAAAAGAAGATCTTCAAGCATTACTGTGATTTTCACTCTTTATGTTCCTAGGCATAAGCATAACCTACATGTCATTACAATACATTTATATAGGAGGACTGTATCACACTACCATTATGCCACAAGCTATCCTATTTGAAACAGATACCCAATTTACAGAAgtttaaaattaaacacaaagggtactgcttctattctgtttctgaGTATTTGAAACACCACAAGAATTAATATACTTCATCAACTATACTATTCTTTGggtgattttatttgtttttatagatGTTACCATCATGCAGCATGTAGGCCTACTTAACTATTTTTCAAAATGGCatgtataaatgatatttagtatATCACACCACATTGTTCAATGTTATTTGAGCAAACTACATACTAAATTATGATTTACAGGCTCAATAAAGAAATTCAAATCCACTTTTCTATGCCCCACAGATAATCTTCAGTAGATATAAAAAACCCAATGCTTGGAAATCTTTGCATTAACACTTCTTTATTTAGTAGCACTCATAATGTTGTTAGGTAAGCGTTAATTATCTTATTTCCACCCGTAACCAGGATTTTACAACAACACAATTATACACTCTGTAGTTCTCCATATTATTCCCCTACAACTATCACAGTAACATGCAGACAGAAGTCGTCTTTAAGTATATTTAACACACACATCTAAAGGGAAAAATATTGAGTTATCAATGAACATCTCAATCACAAATTATAAATTACATAAGTTATACATGTTTATAGTATAACAATATGCCATTCTGAATTTTCACACATTTCAGGGTCACtttgtaaaaaataaatgtaattacaagACCAGTTTACCCCTGGATGTTTCTACAGACATAAACATGGAGTTGAAAAGTATGCAGTCCATTACTACCATACATAGGAAAAGATACCACTAGGCAGGCATCTGAacttaaaaatgtaaaactaaagagtTGAGTATATTTTAGCAGAATAGTGGGAACCCATAGTTCATTGTTCTTTGGTAAATTTTAAACATTATAAATGGAGTATAAAATAACAGTAAGCCATAAACCTGAAGTTACTCTCTCACAGCAGATGATGATATAAAAAGACAGGGGCATATCTCTTGATTAAGAACCTAACTGTTTGATACACATAGCTGCATTAATCATCATCTGTTATGAGTGATATATCTTGCTCTCATTTCTACAAAGAGattctgtgtacaatatatgtacttaaaaagagatttatatggacaaataaataaataaataaaattccaatAAATAAAGTTAACTTTCACTGCCTGATAACTCCATTTGAATTTCCTCAAGTGATTTTCCGTTAGTTTCTGGAACAACAAAGAAAACGAAGACTGTGCCAATTGCAGTTATTAATGAGAAGAGCCAAAATGTTGAAGCTGTGCCTGCAAACACTAACAGATTTGCAAAAAATTTTGTAATAACAAACACTAACATCCAGTTGACTAAACAAGTAATAGAACTTGCAAGTCCCTTTATATGAGGCGGGAAAAGGACACCCATCATCATCCAAGGAACAGGTCCGAAGCCAATAGAAAAAACTATAATGTAAAGGCAAAGGCTGGCCAATGGTAACCAATCAAAATTTCTAACATAGTCTACACCAAACCTGCCCTGGAGATGGAAAAATACTCCAAGTGTGTACGTACAAGTTGCCATCACAAATCCAGAAGTAAGCAGTAAAACACGACAGCCTAATCGGTTAATGACTAATGACGAACAAAGTGTTGCCCCCACTTGCataatgcctactacaatagtgcaTATACTGGGTTCAATTGTGCTTCCAGCTGCATGGAATATGTCTGTTGTGTAAAATATAATGGCGTTGATGCCACTCAGCTGCTGAAATGTCATAAGTCCAAGTGCAATAAACAGTGACATCTTCGTGGCACTTCGAGAGTCTGGTGGTCTTGGCCTTGAGCTGTTTTCTTCCACTTGCTTCATTTGCGCTATATCTTGTTCCAAATCACATGCAGTTCCACGCAACCACAGAAGTGATTTCCTTGCTGCATCTTCCTTGCCTTTTCCTAAATAGTATGCAGGTGTCTCCGGCATAAAAACAAAGGCTGCACCAAAAACGATTGGGACAAGCCCACATATGGCACTCATCCAAAACAAATTACATTCCCGACCTACAATGTACACAAACAACACACCAACAACCACCATTAACTGGAAGAAACTACCCAGAGTTGCCCGTATTTCATTATCAGCTATCTCACCAATATAAATAGGTACTGTTACTGTAAAAGCTCCACCAGCCATTCCAACTATGAAACGACCAGCGCATAATGCTTCCCAAGTTTCGGCCCACAAGATAACAGCCCATCCTCCTAAGAATGGTGGAACCAAAATTAGCATGGTCAATTTGCGGCCGAGCTTATCAGTTAAATATCCAACAGGTAACACAACTGCTGCAGCACCAAGTGCTACAAATGAACCAATCCATGATATTTCTGAGATGTTGAAATTGAATTTAGATTGTAATTCCCCGCTGGCTGGTGCAGTCCATGCCATAACTGTACCCATTGCAAATGCGCCAATTGTAGCTACAAACGCAGCTACAAACTGAGGAAGTCTGTTTATTCTGGAAGGATTTAATAAATGCGTTCTGCTGTGCGATGTCAGGTTTATATTTTCGTCCGCTCCACCACTGACAGACTCTTCTCCCCGTTCAATTTCGGTGTTATTCATTTTTAACTTTAAACGTGCCAATTACAAAATTTCGGTGGATTTATGAAACTGTTTTTACCAAGTGCTGTCCGTTTCAATAAATTGTGATAGCATAAAACAAGTTTTACACCAAGACAAAGACTTCAAGCATCACACAATGTTTTGACAGCTGCCACAATACACCTATACACACCCACGCAAAGAATATCATAAGCACAGTAGCAATGCAAAGACATACCACTTTACGTGAGTGTAGAAATGAAATCAGGGTAGTTTGGCAGCACTTCCAATAATGAATGCGTCTTTCCCCGTTCTAGGGTCGATTGTACAGTCACAGGTTAGCAACCGGTTAAGTACTATTTTCGAAATAGCGCGAGAAACGCTCTGTATGAAATCGgagtaacgcctaaccggagaataaactcgGCTTAAATTAAGGTGGATTCACACGTGCCGGAACGTCTCACCGTCATGTAAAACGTTTCTCCACTTGTAGTTCAAAGGGTGACATTCACACACGCCGTCAAAGGAACGTCATCGGCATGTCACGTCAAAGTTTCTCGGGAAGAATGTTTCGACGAGTCATTGACGGAGCCATGTGATATTTCCATGTTGCTACGGGCAAATAGCACCTCCATATTTGTTTGGTGTTGTTCAGAACGGCCGATACAGCCATACCTTATACAAACCATCAGCTTCTGCCGTGATGATATTAGACGCCTAAATCTTGAATTTgtcttcgtaatttttatttgtatctcGTTTAACaggtaaaaaaaattgttgtttagacattctgaaatatttatagaaCGATGATGACTCCTCTTGCAGCTCCTTGTAGAGTGTGGATCTCTCCTTCGCAGTCtcgatttttttaacttttttgcttTTCTAAAGCAGACTCTTTCTGCTTGCTGTTCCGGTTCCTCATCGTCAAGTGAAACAGTAATCATTGCAAGATGATTGAAACTAAATTTCAGCATTTTAGGACGAGCTACAGTGAACTACGAAATAGCGCATCTAGTGGGTATTTTATGAACCAGCTGTAACGTCACGACGTTCTTTCGAAGTTACGTGCCGTGTAGCGTTAATGCTCAGGAATTCCTCTGATGTTCGACGCTGAACAACGTGACGGTGGCGTTCCGACAAACGTGAATCCACCTTTCACCattgtgcgatttgcagggggaatggggggggggattcccccccctctgcatcagaccatcccctcctctggttttagtttatgcatcccaagctgggatgtttatttcccacgcactggagtaaaactttacatataatttaaatttgtggagccgaacactgaaagtttttaatacagtcttactattaatactattaatatgtttgcttattaattttgaaaaagtgttatgcagtagttaaacatttcaaaacatttagaactaaatgacaagacgacgcacgccacactTCCGTAGCATGccccaatgttgcaagacgtcgccccagcgtaaacgaggctttagagccaggccTGGATTGTATGGtgcatgtgatgtgttgcgtacgaaactaaaacctgcaatcagattcaaatgttgtggaaaactgtgaagaggtgtcatcctgcagcaagataacgctcgcccacattctgccaaacggacagccgacgcaataaaggagttgagattcgaggtgccggaacatccactatacagtccagacctggctccaagcggtTTTCACatatttggacccttaacggaagcactacagggaagaagatttgaaagtgatgaagatgccatttctgcggtgcaaaattggttacagatgcaaccgataaacgtattttctgatgaaataaaaaaaactcgtaaaacgtcgggaaaactgcattgaagtccagggaggttacgtagaaaaataacgcatgtttcagttttctattatcagaataagt
It includes:
- the LOC126251678 gene encoding facilitated trehalose transporter Tret1-like, with product MNNTEIERGEESVSGGADENINLTSHSRTHLLNPSRINRLPQFVAAFVATIGAFAMGTVMAWTAPASGELQSKFNFNISEISWIGSFVALGAAAVVLPVGYLTDKLGRKLTMLILVPPFLGGWAVILWAETWEALCAGRFIVGMAGGAFTVTVPIYIGEIADNEIRATLGSFFQLMVVVGVLFVYIVGRECNLFWMSAICGLVPIVFGAAFVFMPETPAYYLGKGKEDAARKSLLWLRGTACDLEQDIAQMKQVEENSSRPRPPDSRSATKMSLFIALGLMTFQQLSGINAIIFYTTDIFHAAGSTIEPSICTIVVGIMQVGATLCSSLVINRLGCRVLLLTSGFVMATCTYTLGVFFHLQGRFGVDYVRNFDWLPLASLCLYIIVFSIGFGPVPWMMMGVLFPPHIKGLASSITCLVNWMLVFVITKFFANLLVFAGTASTFWLFSLITAIGTVFVFFVVPETNGKSLEEIQMELSGSES